One Streptomyces sp. L2 genomic window carries:
- a CDS encoding SseB family protein, translating to MYGYGQTTDAGAQQQYAAPQQPMAGGYGQQQAPLYPEPSPPSLADAVRAFTTGQMAAEDFQQIFATSKVYCPRGDTPGFLALHNTQQPVIPMFTSLKELRRYAGKESKYFVITGAEVIDLLPTGYGFVLDMEGEHRMVFDAKAVEQMVEFAMRRMYG from the coding sequence ATGTACGGATACGGCCAGACCACGGACGCGGGTGCCCAGCAGCAGTACGCCGCCCCCCAGCAGCCGATGGCCGGCGGATACGGGCAGCAGCAGGCCCCGCTGTACCCGGAGCCGTCCCCGCCGTCCCTCGCCGACGCGGTCCGGGCCTTCACGACCGGGCAGATGGCGGCCGAGGACTTCCAGCAGATCTTCGCCACCTCGAAGGTGTACTGCCCGCGCGGCGACACCCCCGGCTTCCTCGCCCTGCACAACACCCAGCAGCCGGTGATCCCGATGTTCACCTCGCTCAAGGAACTGCGCCGGTACGCGGGCAAGGAGTCCAAGTACTTCGTGATCACCGGCGCCGAGGTGATCGACCTGCTGCCGACGGGCTACGGCTTCGTCCTGGACATGGAGGGCGAGCACCGGATGGTGTTCGACGCGAAGGCGGTGGAGCAGATGGTCGAGTTCGCGA
- a CDS encoding acyl-CoA dehydrogenase, with product MGHYKSNLRDIEFNLFEVLGRDQLYGTGPFAEMDTDTARSVLDELTRLAENELAESFTDADRNPPVFAPETNTAPVPASFKKSYQAFMDSEYWRLGLPEAIGGTTAPPSLIWAYAELVLGANPAVWMYSSGPAFAGILFDEGNEVQKKIAQIAVDKQWGSTMVLTEPDAGSDVGAGRTKAVQQEDGSWHIEGVKRFITSGEHDMSENILHYVLARPEGAGPGTKGLSLFLVPKYEFDFETGELGERNGVYATNVEHKMGLKASNTCEMTFGDRHPAKGWLIGDKHEGIRQMFRIIEFARMMVGTKAISTLSTGYLNALEYAKERVQGTDLADFMDKAAPKVTITHHPDVRRSLMTQKAYAEGMRALVLYTASVQDAIAVKEAAGEDAKTEHALNDLLLPIVKGYGSEKGYEQLAQSLQTFGGSGFLQEYPIEQYIRDSKIDTLYEGTTAIQGQDYFFRKIVRNQGAALNSLAEDIKKFLALGNGGEELAGAREQLAKAAVELEAIVGLMLTDLAATEDDVKNIYKVGLNTSRLLLASGDVIVGYLLLKGAAVAAEKLPTASAKDKAFYTGKIAAAKFFAANVLPGVTLARKVSENVDLDLMELDEAAF from the coding sequence ATGGGGCACTACAAGTCCAACCTCCGCGACATCGAGTTCAACCTCTTCGAGGTGCTCGGCCGCGACCAGCTGTACGGCACGGGCCCGTTCGCGGAGATGGACACGGACACCGCGAGGAGCGTCCTGGACGAGCTGACCCGCCTGGCCGAGAACGAGCTGGCGGAGTCCTTCACCGACGCCGACCGCAACCCCCCGGTGTTCGCCCCCGAGACGAACACGGCCCCGGTCCCCGCGTCCTTCAAGAAGAGCTACCAGGCCTTCATGGACTCCGAGTACTGGCGTCTGGGCCTGCCCGAGGCCATCGGCGGCACGACGGCTCCCCCGTCCCTGATCTGGGCGTACGCGGAGCTGGTCCTCGGCGCCAACCCGGCCGTGTGGATGTACTCCTCCGGCCCGGCGTTCGCCGGCATCCTCTTCGACGAGGGCAACGAGGTCCAGAAGAAGATCGCGCAGATAGCCGTCGACAAGCAGTGGGGCTCCACCATGGTCCTCACCGAGCCGGACGCCGGCTCCGACGTCGGCGCCGGCCGCACCAAGGCGGTCCAGCAGGAGGACGGCTCCTGGCACATCGAGGGCGTGAAGCGCTTCATCACCTCCGGTGAGCACGACATGTCGGAGAACATCCTCCACTACGTCCTCGCCCGCCCCGAGGGCGCCGGCCCCGGTACCAAGGGCCTGTCCCTCTTCCTCGTCCCGAAGTACGAGTTCGACTTCGAGACCGGCGAGCTGGGCGAGCGCAACGGCGTGTACGCCACCAACGTCGAGCACAAGATGGGCCTCAAGGCCTCCAACACCTGCGAGATGACCTTCGGCGACCGCCACCCGGCCAAGGGCTGGCTGATCGGTGACAAGCACGAGGGCATCCGCCAGATGTTCCGCATCATCGAGTTCGCCCGCATGATGGTCGGCACGAAGGCGATCTCCACCCTCTCCACCGGCTACCTCAACGCCCTGGAGTACGCCAAGGAGCGCGTCCAGGGCACCGACCTGGCCGACTTCATGGACAAGGCCGCGCCCAAGGTCACCATCACCCACCACCCCGACGTGCGCCGCTCCCTGATGACGCAGAAGGCGTACGCCGAGGGCATGCGCGCCCTCGTCCTCTACACCGCCTCGGTCCAGGACGCGATCGCCGTCAAGGAGGCCGCGGGCGAGGACGCCAAGACCGAGCACGCGCTGAACGACCTGCTCCTGCCCATCGTCAAGGGCTACGGCTCCGAGAAGGGCTACGAGCAGCTCGCCCAGTCCCTGCAGACCTTCGGCGGCTCCGGCTTCCTCCAGGAGTACCCGATCGAGCAGTACATCCGGGACTCCAAGATCGACACCCTCTACGAGGGCACCACCGCGATCCAGGGCCAGGACTACTTCTTCCGGAAGATCGTCCGCAACCAGGGCGCGGCCCTGAACTCCCTCGCCGAGGACATCAAGAAGTTCCTCGCGCTCGGCAACGGCGGCGAGGAGCTGGCCGGCGCCCGCGAGCAGCTCGCCAAGGCGGCCGTCGAGCTGGAGGCCATCGTCGGCCTGATGCTGACCGACCTCGCGGCCACCGAGGACGACGTCAAGAACATCTACAAGGTCGGCCTGAACACCAGCCGCCTGCTGCTCGCCTCCGGTGACGTCATCGTCGGCTACCTGCTGCTCAAGGGTGCGGCGGTCGCCGCCGAGAAGCTGCCGACCGCGTCCGCGAAGGACAAGGCCTTCTACACCGGCAAGATCGCCGCGGCGAAGTTCTTCGCGGCCAACGTCCTGCCCGGCGTCACCCTGGCCCGCAAGGTCTCGGAGAACGTCGACCTGGACCTGATGGAGCTGGACGAGGCGGCCTTCTAG
- a CDS encoding M18 family aminopeptidase, with amino-acid sequence MSTSQRFDRGHTDDLMSFLAAAPSPYHAVAATAARLEKAGFRQVEETDAWDTAASAATAAVSGGKYVLRGGAIIAWYVPEGAQPHTPFHIIGAHTDSPSLRVKPQPDSQAHGFRQVAVEIYGGPLMNSWLDRDLGLAGRLTLRDGSTRLVNVDRPLLRVPQLAIHLDRTVSTDGLKLDKQRHLQPVWGLTDDFGHSDLIAFLEEETGLPSGSVAGWDLMLHPVEAPAYLGRDRELVAGPRMDNLLSVHAGAAALAAAATSGAPLTRIPVLAAFDHEENGSQSDTGADGPLLGTVLERSVFARGGSYEDRARAFAGTVCLSSDTGHAVHPNYAERHDPTHHPRVNGGPILKVNVNNRYATDGSGRAVFAAACERAGVPFQSFVSNNSMPCGTTIGPITAARHGIKTVDIGVAILSMHSARELCGADDPFLLANALVAFLEG; translated from the coding sequence ATGAGTACAAGCCAGCGCTTCGACCGCGGCCACACCGACGACCTGATGTCCTTCCTCGCGGCCGCCCCGTCGCCGTACCACGCCGTGGCGGCCACCGCCGCGCGGCTGGAGAAGGCCGGCTTCCGCCAGGTCGAGGAGACGGACGCCTGGGACACGGCGGCATCGGCGGCCACCGCCGCGGTGAGCGGCGGCAAGTACGTGCTGCGCGGCGGCGCGATCATCGCCTGGTACGTCCCCGAGGGCGCCCAGCCGCACACGCCGTTCCACATCATCGGCGCCCACACCGACTCGCCCAGCCTGCGCGTCAAGCCGCAGCCGGACAGCCAGGCGCACGGCTTCCGGCAGGTCGCCGTCGAGATCTACGGCGGCCCGCTGATGAACTCCTGGCTCGACCGCGACCTGGGCCTGGCCGGCCGGCTCACCCTGCGCGACGGCTCCACCCGCCTGGTCAACGTGGACCGCCCGCTGCTGCGCGTGCCGCAGCTCGCCATCCACCTGGACCGCACGGTGTCCACGGACGGCCTCAAGCTGGACAAGCAGCGCCACCTGCAGCCCGTGTGGGGCCTCACGGACGACTTCGGCCACAGCGACCTGATCGCCTTCCTGGAGGAGGAGACCGGGCTGCCGTCCGGCTCGGTGGCCGGCTGGGACCTCATGCTGCACCCCGTGGAGGCACCGGCCTACCTCGGCCGGGACCGCGAACTCGTCGCCGGCCCGCGCATGGACAACCTGCTCTCCGTGCACGCGGGCGCCGCCGCCCTGGCCGCCGCGGCCACCTCCGGCGCGCCGCTCACCCGCATTCCCGTGCTCGCCGCCTTCGACCACGAGGAGAACGGCTCCCAGTCCGACACCGGCGCCGACGGCCCGCTGCTCGGCACCGTCCTGGAGCGCTCGGTGTTCGCGCGCGGCGGCAGCTACGAGGACCGCGCCCGCGCCTTCGCCGGCACCGTCTGCCTGTCCTCCGACACCGGCCACGCCGTCCACCCCAACTACGCGGAACGGCACGACCCGACCCACCACCCCCGCGTCAACGGCGGCCCCATCCTCAAGGTCAACGTCAACAACCGCTACGCCACGGACGGTTCCGGCCGCGCGGTCTTCGCCGCCGCCTGCGAGCGGGCCGGCGTGCCCTTCCAGTCCTTCGTCTCCAACAACTCCATGCCCTGCGGCACCACCATCGGCCCCATCACCGCGGCCCGGCACGGCATCAAGACCGTCGACATCGGAGTGGCGATCCTCTCGATGCACAGCGCCCGCGAACTCTGCGGCGCCGACGACCCGTTCCTGCTGGCGAACGCGCTGGTGGCGTTCCTGGAGGGCTAG
- a CDS encoding NHL domain-containing thioredoxin family protein: MNAASPTPTPAPAPRKRARVRAPELIGKGGWINTGGKELSLADLRGRVLILDFWTFCCINCLHVLDELRELEERHRDTVVVVGVHSPKFVHEAEHQAVLDAVERYGVEHPVLDDPELATWKQYAVRAWPTLVVIDPEGYVVAQHAGEGHVHAIERLVTELAAEHAAKGTLRRGDGPYVPPEPRPTSLRFPGKALLLRGGTFLVSDTTRHQLVELAEDGETVVRRIGSGARGFADGGPEHAEFNEPQGLALLDDGTVVVADTVNHALRLLDPATGEVTTLAGTGQQWMQGEAASGPAREVKLSSPWDVAWWRGRVWIAMAGVHQLWAYDPADGTVAVAAGTTNEGLVDGPGAEAWFAQPSGLAATPERLWLADSETSALRWVDADGHVHTAVGTGLFDFGHRDGAAGQALLQHPLGVTALPDGSVAVSDTYNHALRRYEPATGEVTTLATDLREPSDAVLAGEDIVVVESARHRLTRLRLPEEAVRVEAVAHRTQRAPTEVAPGRLRLDVVFQAPAGQKLDTRYGPSTRLLVSSTPPELILKGEGAAADLSRELELNPAVTEGVLHVSAMAASCDDDPAGGTSRSKTGGEYPACHVHQQDWGVPVRLTDGGADRLPLVLAGLDEG; encoded by the coding sequence ATGAACGCCGCTTCTCCCACCCCCACCCCCGCGCCCGCACCCCGCAAGCGTGCCCGTGTCCGTGCCCCCGAGCTGATCGGCAAGGGTGGCTGGATCAACACCGGCGGCAAGGAGCTCTCCCTCGCCGACCTGCGGGGCCGCGTTCTGATCCTCGACTTCTGGACCTTCTGCTGCATCAACTGCCTGCACGTCCTGGACGAGCTGCGGGAGCTGGAGGAGCGGCACCGGGACACCGTGGTCGTCGTCGGGGTGCACTCGCCGAAGTTCGTGCACGAGGCCGAGCATCAGGCCGTGCTGGACGCGGTGGAGCGGTACGGGGTGGAGCACCCGGTGCTGGACGACCCCGAGCTGGCGACCTGGAAGCAGTACGCGGTGCGGGCCTGGCCGACGCTGGTCGTGATCGACCCCGAGGGGTACGTGGTCGCGCAGCACGCCGGTGAGGGACATGTGCACGCCATCGAGCGGCTGGTCACCGAGCTGGCGGCGGAGCACGCCGCCAAGGGCACCCTGCGCCGCGGCGACGGGCCGTACGTGCCGCCGGAGCCCCGGCCGACGAGCCTGCGCTTCCCCGGCAAGGCGCTGCTCCTGCGAGGCGGTACCTTCCTGGTCAGCGACACGACCCGGCACCAGCTGGTGGAGCTGGCCGAGGACGGCGAGACGGTCGTACGGCGGATCGGCAGCGGGGCGCGCGGGTTCGCCGACGGCGGTCCGGAACACGCGGAGTTCAACGAGCCGCAGGGGCTCGCGCTGCTCGACGACGGCACGGTGGTCGTCGCCGACACCGTCAACCACGCCCTGCGCCTCCTCGACCCCGCCACCGGCGAGGTGACGACCCTCGCGGGGACGGGGCAGCAGTGGATGCAGGGCGAGGCGGCCTCGGGCCCCGCCCGGGAGGTGAAGCTGTCGTCGCCGTGGGATGTTGCCTGGTGGCGGGGGCGGGTGTGGATCGCCATGGCGGGCGTGCACCAGCTGTGGGCGTACGACCCGGCGGACGGCACCGTGGCGGTGGCGGCGGGGACGACGAACGAGGGGCTGGTCGACGGGCCCGGCGCCGAGGCCTGGTTCGCGCAGCCCTCGGGGCTCGCCGCGACCCCCGAGCGGCTGTGGCTCGCCGACTCCGAGACCTCCGCCCTGCGCTGGGTCGACGCCGACGGGCACGTCCACACGGCCGTCGGCACCGGACTGTTCGACTTCGGTCACCGGGACGGCGCCGCCGGACAGGCCCTGCTCCAGCACCCGTTGGGCGTCACCGCGCTGCCCGACGGATCGGTCGCGGTCAGCGACACCTACAACCACGCCCTGCGCCGCTACGAGCCCGCGACCGGCGAGGTCACCACGCTCGCCACCGATCTGCGCGAGCCGAGCGACGCGGTGCTGGCCGGCGAGGACATCGTGGTCGTGGAGTCGGCCCGGCACCGGCTGACCCGGCTGCGGCTGCCCGAGGAGGCCGTACGGGTGGAGGCGGTGGCCCACCGCACCCAGCGCGCGCCGACCGAGGTCGCGCCGGGGCGCCTCCGCCTCGACGTCGTCTTCCAGGCGCCGGCCGGCCAGAAGCTCGACACGCGCTACGGCCCCTCGACGCGTCTGCTGGTCTCCTCCACCCCGCCCGAGCTGATCCTCAAGGGCGAGGGCGCCGCGGCGGACCTCTCACGCGAGCTGGAGCTGAACCCGGCCGTCACGGAGGGCGTCCTGCACGTCTCCGCGATGGCCGCCTCCTGCGACGACGACCCCGCTGGGGGCACCTCCCGGTCGAAGACTGGGGGAGAGTACCCCGCCTGCCATGTCCACCAGCAGGACTGGGGAGTTCCGGTCCGCCTCACCGACGGCGGCGCGGACCGGCTGCCGCTCGTCCTGGCGGGTCTCGACGAAGGATGA
- a CDS encoding LURP-one-related family protein: MRFLVRDRILGIGDDWWIEDEHGRKVYLVDGKAMRLRDTFELKDAQGQVLIDIHQKMLALRDTMVIERGGEALAKIKRKRLSLLRNHYRVSLVDGTELDVSGKILDREFAVEYDGELLAVISRRWLTIRDTYGVDIVRDDADPALLIAVAVCVIHLAEKEGEEDQDD, encoded by the coding sequence ATGAGATTCCTCGTACGCGACCGGATCCTCGGCATCGGTGACGACTGGTGGATCGAGGACGAGCACGGGCGGAAGGTGTACCTCGTCGACGGCAAGGCCATGCGCCTGCGCGACACCTTCGAGCTCAAGGACGCCCAGGGGCAGGTCCTGATCGACATCCACCAGAAGATGCTCGCCCTGCGGGACACGATGGTGATCGAACGGGGCGGTGAGGCCCTGGCCAAGATCAAGCGCAAGCGCCTGTCCCTGCTGCGCAACCACTACCGGGTGTCCCTGGTCGACGGCACCGAGCTGGACGTCAGCGGCAAGATCCTCGACCGTGAGTTCGCCGTCGAGTACGACGGCGAACTCCTCGCGGTGATCTCCCGCCGCTGGCTGACGATCCGGGACACCTACGGCGTCGACATCGTCCGGGACGACGCGGACCCGGCGCTGCTGATCGCGGTGGCGGTGTGCGTGATCCACCTGGCGGAGAAGGAAGGGGAGGAGGACCAGGACGACTGA
- a CDS encoding carbon-nitrogen family hydrolase: MRASLIQIAVDEGESVASRRQRAAALVREQAGSDLVVLPELWTTGAFAYEEFGREAEPLEGPTHEAMAKAAADAGVWLHAGSVPERAPDGTVYNTSLVFTPSGERAAAYRKIHRFGFDKGEAVLMGAGQDLVTVRLPDTALGLATCYDLRFPELFRSLVDAGAETLVVPAGWPERRRAHWTLLARARAVENQAFVLACGTAGTHAGVPQAGHSIVVDPWGEVLAEAGPDEEVLTVDLDTARVAATREQFPALKDRVLGLAPPPHRA; this comes from the coding sequence GTGCGCGCCTCGCTGATCCAGATCGCCGTGGACGAGGGCGAATCGGTGGCCTCCCGACGGCAGCGGGCGGCCGCGCTGGTGCGGGAGCAGGCCGGCTCCGACCTCGTGGTGCTGCCCGAACTGTGGACGACCGGCGCCTTCGCCTACGAGGAGTTCGGCCGGGAGGCCGAGCCGCTGGAGGGGCCGACGCACGAGGCGATGGCCAAGGCGGCGGCCGACGCGGGTGTCTGGCTGCACGCCGGGTCCGTGCCCGAGCGGGCCCCGGACGGCACGGTCTACAACACCTCGCTCGTCTTCACCCCTTCCGGCGAGCGGGCCGCGGCCTACCGCAAGATCCACCGCTTCGGCTTCGACAAGGGCGAGGCCGTGCTCATGGGCGCCGGGCAGGACCTGGTGACGGTGCGTCTGCCAGACACCGCCCTCGGACTGGCGACCTGTTACGACCTCCGTTTCCCCGAACTCTTCCGCTCCCTCGTCGACGCCGGCGCCGAGACCCTCGTCGTCCCCGCGGGCTGGCCGGAACGGCGGCGCGCGCACTGGACGCTGCTGGCCCGGGCGCGGGCCGTGGAGAACCAGGCGTTCGTGCTCGCCTGTGGAACGGCCGGGACGCACGCCGGAGTTCCCCAGGCGGGTCACTCGATCGTGGTGGACCCCTGGGGTGAGGTCCTCGCCGAGGCGGGCCCGGACGAGGAGGTCCTCACGGTCGACCTCGACACCGCGAGGGTGGCCGCCACCCGCGAACAGTTCCCGGCCCTGAAGGACCGCGTACTGGGCTTGGCCCCGCCACCCCACCGGGCGTGA
- a CDS encoding maleylpyruvate isomerase family mycothiol-dependent enzyme, with protein sequence MSLHPTLQPYADAWTHSIEAISEMVQSLVEGEWNRRTPCPGWSVRDVVSHVIGLDCEMLGDPRPIHTLPRDLFHVTNEHQRYMEMQVDVRRHHTAPEMTSELEYTIIRRNRQLRNESREPGTKVRGALGAEVTLEHAMRMRAFDVWVHEQDLRTALGRPGNLDSPGAHVARDLLLEGLPKVVAKGADAPRSSAVVFDVHGPIEFLRTIRVDIQGRGTLETAPALGPAATLTLDWETYVRLACGRVTPDAVTDRVKSEGDPTLTTAILNNFTVTP encoded by the coding sequence GTGAGTCTGCATCCCACCCTCCAGCCCTACGCCGATGCCTGGACACACTCCATCGAAGCGATATCCGAGATGGTGCAGTCACTCGTCGAGGGCGAGTGGAACCGGCGGACCCCCTGCCCCGGCTGGTCCGTTCGGGACGTGGTCTCGCACGTCATCGGCCTGGACTGCGAGATGCTCGGCGACCCGCGGCCCATCCACACCCTGCCCCGTGACCTGTTCCACGTCACCAACGAGCACCAGCGGTACATGGAGATGCAGGTCGACGTCCGCCGCCACCACACGGCGCCGGAGATGACGTCCGAGCTGGAGTACACCATCATCCGGCGCAACCGCCAGCTGCGGAACGAGTCCCGCGAGCCCGGCACCAAGGTGCGCGGCGCGCTGGGCGCGGAGGTCACCCTGGAACACGCCATGCGGATGCGCGCGTTCGACGTGTGGGTGCACGAGCAGGACCTGCGCACCGCTCTCGGCCGCCCCGGCAACCTGGACTCACCGGGCGCGCACGTCGCCCGGGACCTGCTGCTGGAGGGGCTGCCGAAGGTCGTCGCCAAGGGCGCGGACGCCCCGCGCAGTTCGGCCGTCGTGTTCGACGTGCACGGGCCGATCGAGTTCCTGCGCACCATCCGCGTCGACATCCAGGGGCGCGGCACCCTGGAAACCGCCCCCGCCCTCGGCCCGGCGGCCACCCTCACCCTCGACTGGGAGACCTACGTCCGCCTCGCCTGCGGCCGCGTCACCCCGGACGCGGTCACCGACCGCGTCAAATCAGAGGGCGACCCCACGCTCACCACAGCCATCCTGAACAACTTCACGGTCACTCCGTAA
- a CDS encoding MFS transporter, producing the protein MWTFGVAVYFVAVIFRTSLGVAGLDAADRFHVNASALSTFSILQLLVYAGMQIPVGLLVDRLGTKRVLSIGAVLFTAGQLGFAFSPSYGTALASRALLGCGDAMTFISVLRLGTRWFPARRGPLVAQLAGLIGMAGNLVSTLVLARLLHGLGWTAAFAGSALAGVVVFVLVVLFLKDHPEGHEPEPFPHQGAAYVRRQIAASWREPGTRLGLWVHFTTQFPAMVFLLLWGMPFLVEAQGLSRATAGELLTLVVLSNMVVGLVYGQVVARHQAARLPLALGTVAATAGVWAGTLAYPGAHAPMWLLVVLCTVLGACGPASMIGFDFARPANPAERQGTASGITNMGGFVASMTTLFAIGVLLDATGDDYRVAFSAVFVLQALGVSQILRLRRRAARRERERWVASRVETVHVPA; encoded by the coding sequence ATGTGGACCTTCGGGGTCGCCGTCTACTTCGTCGCCGTCATCTTCCGTACGTCCCTCGGGGTGGCCGGTCTGGACGCGGCGGACCGCTTCCATGTCAACGCCTCCGCGCTGTCGACGTTCTCCATCCTCCAGCTGCTGGTGTACGCGGGCATGCAGATACCCGTGGGCCTGCTGGTCGACCGGCTCGGCACGAAGCGGGTGCTCAGCATCGGCGCCGTGCTGTTCACGGCCGGGCAGCTGGGCTTCGCCTTCTCCCCTTCCTACGGCACGGCTCTCGCCTCGCGGGCGCTGCTCGGCTGCGGCGACGCGATGACCTTCATCAGCGTGCTGCGGCTCGGCACGCGCTGGTTCCCGGCCCGGCGCGGGCCGCTGGTCGCGCAGCTCGCGGGGCTGATCGGCATGGCGGGCAATCTGGTCTCCACCCTCGTCCTGGCCCGGCTGCTGCACGGGCTCGGCTGGACGGCGGCGTTCGCGGGCAGCGCGCTGGCCGGGGTCGTCGTCTTCGTTCTCGTCGTGCTGTTCCTGAAGGACCACCCCGAGGGCCATGAGCCCGAGCCGTTCCCGCACCAGGGCGCGGCCTACGTCCGCCGGCAGATCGCCGCGTCCTGGCGGGAGCCGGGGACCCGGCTGGGTCTGTGGGTGCACTTCACGACGCAGTTCCCGGCGATGGTGTTCCTGCTGCTGTGGGGCATGCCGTTCCTGGTCGAGGCGCAGGGGCTGAGCCGGGCCACGGCCGGTGAGCTGCTCACGCTGGTGGTGCTGTCCAACATGGTCGTCGGGCTGGTGTACGGGCAGGTCGTCGCCCGGCATCAGGCGGCGCGGCTGCCGCTGGCGCTGGGGACGGTGGCGGCGACGGCGGGGGTGTGGGCCGGGACGCTGGCGTATCCCGGGGCGCATGCTCCGATGTGGCTGCTGGTGGTGCTGTGCACGGTTCTCGGGGCGTGTGGGCCGGCGTCGATGATCGGGTTCGACTTCGCACGGCCCGCGAATCCGGCGGAGCGTCAGGGGACGGCGTCGGGGATCACCAATATGGGTGGGTTCGTCGCCTCGATGACGACGTTGTTCGCGATTGGTGTGCTGTTGGACGCGACCGGGGACGATTACCGGGTGGCGTTCTCGGCGGTGTTCGTGCTGCAGGCGCTGGGGGTGAGCCAGATTCTGCGGTTGCGGCGGCGGGCGGCTCGGCGGGAGCGGGAGCGGTGGGTGGCGAGCCGGGTGGAGACGGTGCACGTGCCTGCTTGA
- a CDS encoding GntR family transcriptional regulator encodes MNTAVKQPPAADRVYTHVKQGVLDRRYEGGTLLTEGELAEAVGVSRTPVREALLRLEVEGLIKLYPKKGALVLPVSAQEIADVVETRLLVEAHAARKAVPAPPGLVERLTELLEKQKAQAAAGDFAAAAVTDRCFHAEIVRSGGNEILSRLYDQLRDRQLRMGVAVMHSHPDRIAKTLAEHGEILDALRSGDAEAAVGVVHRHVSWFSHLARGEVR; translated from the coding sequence ATGAATACGGCCGTCAAGCAGCCCCCCGCGGCAGACCGCGTCTACACCCACGTCAAGCAGGGCGTTCTCGACCGCCGCTACGAGGGCGGGACGCTCCTGACCGAGGGCGAGCTGGCGGAGGCCGTCGGCGTGTCCCGCACGCCGGTGCGCGAGGCGCTGCTCCGCCTCGAGGTCGAGGGGCTGATCAAGCTCTACCCGAAGAAGGGGGCGCTGGTCCTGCCCGTCTCCGCGCAGGAGATCGCCGACGTGGTGGAGACCCGGCTGCTGGTCGAAGCGCATGCCGCGCGGAAGGCCGTACCCGCCCCGCCGGGGCTCGTCGAGCGGCTCACCGAGCTGCTGGAGAAGCAGAAGGCGCAGGCCGCCGCCGGTGACTTCGCCGCCGCGGCGGTCACCGACCGCTGTTTCCACGCCGAGATCGTCCGCAGCGGCGGCAACGAGATCCTCTCCCGCCTCTACGACCAGCTGCGCGACCGCCAGCTCAGGATGGGCGTCGCCGTCATGCACTCCCACCCCGACCGGATCGCCAAGACGCTCGCCGAGCACGGGGAGATCCTGGACGCGCTGCGTTCCGGCGACGCCGAGGCGGCCGTGGGGGTCGTGCACCGGCACGTGAGCTGGTTCTCGCACCTCGCGCGGGGTGAGGTCCGGTGA